In Pseudomonadota bacterium, the sequence AACCGGCGAATCGACGCCGGAATAGCAGAGCTATTTCAAGAAGATAGCCGAAAGGCGGTCGCTGGTTCAATCGGCGTCAAGGGCCGCCGAATTATGCAAGTAATCACTGTTCCAGGACACTAGGGACTGTTTTCAAAACGATTACAGGGCAGTTGATCTGAGCGGAGTGGCGCGTTTCAGGTGGCCAGGACGAACGTGGGACGGCAGGTGTGGACGCTGCGTGGTCGTGGTCGTGGTCGTGGCCGTGGCCGGTACGAGGCAACCTAGCCAGTGACTGACCGATATTCGTCATCATGCTCTACTACGAAAAGCTGGATGTTTACCAGTGTGCAATCCAGTTCGTTTCCCGTGCAGTCACTTTGTCGGGGCACATGCCCAAGGGCCATGCAGCGTTGACCGACCAGTTGCGCCGGGCAGCTATGGCCATTCCGCTCAATATCGCCGAAGGTGTGGGCAAACCCAGTCGGGCCGACCAGGCTCGTTTTCATGCGATTGCGCGCGGTTCTGCCATGGAGTGCGGGGCGATCCTAGATGTCATGCACGTCCTCGGTGCCACGTCTGCTGCCGAGACCGGCGAGTCCAAGCAACTGATCGTCCGTATCGTTGAGATGCTCACCAAGCTCTGCCGATAGTCACGACCACGACCACGACCACGGCCACGAGCACGACCACGACCACGACCACGGCCACGGCCACGACCACGATCCCCTGCGGCTGCAGCCTCCGGCAATCCCCAACGGCCCGTGTTCAGACAAGCCATACGAGCGTTGCCGCTAGAAAAACGAGTGCCCGCAAGTCAAGCGCATCAGCCGGGGATACGTGCCGCCACGCGACCCACGAAAAATGGGCCCATCTGGCTTATGAACTCCGACGTCTGCCGGGTCTTTCGCATGGATTCGACCACGTGCGACAGTGGATGCAGCGAGCTTCCGATCAGTCCGATAACGAACTCGTTGTCGTCGACGTCGAGCCCGTGGCAGGCCAGCCGCACATCGTGCGCAAGGTCTTGAGCCCCGTAGGCGCGACCGATCAGGGCGTGTTCCTTGAGGATAGCTGACTGTTCAAGCGGCGCCAGGCGCCCAAAAGCCCCCGTCCTGCGCAGTGGGTACCAGATCGCCCAGGGCCAAGCCTCGTTGAGCACGGTTTCACGGGGTCGATCGATGAGCCAGTACCTCAGGTCAGGCTCGTACCCCGTAGCGTAGGTACGCCCGAGCATGGCAAAGCGTCGGGCGAAACGCACGTCGCTTGAACTGGAATCGAGCAGCAGTGGACGAACCCGGGTGACGAAATGGCTCGGCTCTTCGCTCCAGGTCAGCAGCCCGAAGCCGCGCGGGTCGTTGACGTCCAAGTACAGCACCGACGGCAGCGCCTTCGCCTGCAGCTGTTCCGAGATCCACTTCAAGGCGTCTGCCGGATGACCATCGTCGCAGCAGTCAAGAACCAGAAGCTGCATGAACAGCCGGCTGTGAAGCACCTGGGGGCGACCCGTATGCTGGCCGGCTCGTTCGCTGACGTCGATCTGCGGCAGCGTGCTTTCGGAGCGGCTGGAGGCGGCAGAAGCGGTTCGTTTGCTTTCGTCGGAGCTCATGTTCGGCAGGTCCTCGTAGTCGTCCGTGGTTGTACCTTGGGACCTCGATCTGTCGTTCGAGCCCCCGCTCAAGCGGGCGCGCTGCTTCCGTTAGGGTACCCCTGCCGTAGCTGTGGGCTCGGAGAAACGACACCGCTTGTTTGTTGCGTGTGCTACACGATAATCTCAAGGTCTGTGCTGCCGGGCCGTGATTGCATCGGCCGCCCCAATCTCGCACATTCGCTCGTGTCCGGCTATCCTCAACCAGCTCTGATGCCGCCCGCGGGGCGGGGACCATGCCGTGCCGGCGCCCAGGAGACAGCGCCCTGATGCCAGCAGCCAGCACTTGGCTTCCCGAGGACTTCATGGGCCACTGCCGCAGCGCTACCGTGGAGCAGTTCATGGCATTGCATGGGTCCACTCCCTTCCTGCTGATCGCGCTGCATGATCCCGACGACGAGCTCACGCGAGGACTGCGAGCAACCTCCGTGCTCGACGAAGCCACGACGGGCCAGCATCGCCTGGATGGGCTGGCGTTCTCAACCGCGACTCACGATGCCAGGGCCATTTCCGCCCTGCTGTCGGAACGACGCGACGACCGCCACCGGCTCAAGGCGAACGTTTCAACCTCCGATCAGGTGCCGCCCAAGCTGCTCCAGCAACCCCACTTCGTGGTGCCGGTGGCAAAGCGCAGCTCGGCCCCCTCGGCCTTTCTGGACCGCATCTCTGTCGGCCGTGCGCGCAACCACGACGTCGTGCTGCGGCACCGCAGTGTCTCGAAGTTCCACGCGTGGATCGAGTACCACGGGGATAATCAGCTATCGTTGCGTGACGCGGGCAGCAAGAATCACACCCGAGTCAACGGCATCAAGCTCCCGACCACACAAGGCGCCATCACGCCGGGCGACGAAATCAAATTCGGGTCGGTCAAGGCGCGGCTGTGCACGGCAAGGGCTCTATGGGAAGCCGTTCACGGGGTTGGCTAAGGGCCCGTCCACGAATGACTTGATCGGCTGCGGCCGCGCAGGGCGGCGCGCTCGCGGCTTTCGTCCTCGCACAAGTCCTCGCAATGGCGCTGCCATCGCTGCGGACCCTGTCGATTCCAACCGCATCCTCCGGGCAAGCCGGCGAATCGCATCCACCCTGCGCGGCCGGTCTCGACCAGGCATTCTCGGACGGGCCCGGCCCGCTACTTGGCGGCGCGCTTGCCAGCCTGGGCTTTCTTGGTGACGCTGGCCTTCTTGGGCCCCTTCAGCTCCCCGGAGGCGTGCTCGCGGCTGTCCGCAGCGTCCTCCTGGGCCGGGTCAGCGGTTTCAAGCTCCTCCAGGCTCTTCTTCAGCGCGTCGAAGAGATCGATGATCTGAGCCTGAGGCTGTTCCGGCAAGGACGTAATCTCCTGCCCGGCCACCTTTTCTTCGGCCGCCTTTCGCACCCGGTCGGAATACTCATCGTGGTACTTGCCGGGCTGAAACGCGGGAGTCGCTAGCTGTTCTATCAGCTTGCCCGCCAAATCCACTTCCACTTCCGCGAACACGACGTCATCTCCCAGATCCACGTCGTCGTAGGAACGTACCTCGCTCGCGTAGTGAACCTGATGCAACAGGAGTCCCTTCTTGTAGGGGCGCAAGAGGACCAGCTGGGTCTTGCCCCGACTCCACAGACGCCCTACAGCCACCTTGTCCGCCTCGCGCATGGTCTTGGCGAGCAGGGTGAAGGCCTTGTGGCCCCCTTTGTCCGGACCCAGGTAGTAGCTCTTTTCGACTTGGATCGGATCCACGCTTTCGAGCGGAACGAACTCCACGATGTCGAGTGTGTTGGAGCGCTCCGCCTCGAGTGACTTGAGCTCCTGCTCGGTGAACTGTACGTACTGACCCTTGGCGAATTCGTAGCCGCGAACCATTTCCGAACGCTCGACGACTCGGTTGTCCACGGGACAGTAGTAACGCTGCTTGACTCGTGCCCCGGTCTTCTGATCGAGCCAATTAAACCGAACGGCTTGGGATGCTGTCGCGCTGTAGAGCTTGATCGGGATCGAGACCAGCCCGAACGAAATGGTTGTAGAGGCGATAGCTCGGGCGACCACCCACCCATGATAGCCTAGCGGTCAGCACGGTGGCCAAAACAACGCCGAAACTCTCGGGCTACCGGGACAAGCGCGATCCGGGGAAGACCACAGAACCGTTCAGCCCTGAACCCATGGTCAGTTATGGGGCAAGCCGCGCGGGCGCTTTCGTGGTGCACCTGCATGCGGCCAGCCGCCTGCACTACGACCTGCGTATCGAGGTCGGTGGAAGCCTGATGAGCTTCGCCATCCCTCGCGGGCCTAGCTTGGACCCCGAGGACAAGCGTCTGGCCGTCAACACGGAAAACCACCCGCTTGAATACCTCGACTTCGAGGACATCATTCCCGCGGGCAACTACGGTGCCGGAGCCATGATTCTGTGGGATCGGGGCCTTGTCCGCTATCTCGAGGGCACCGCCGAGGAAGGCATCGCGCGCGGCAAGATCGACTTTGAATTACGCGGGACGAAGCTGCGTGGCCGCTTTGCGCTGGTCAAGACTTCTGGACGCGGCTCCACGGACCGCGGCCGCGACCAGCAGCACAACCACTGGCTGCTCTTGAAGAAACGCGACGGCTTTGCCCGCTCCGACGCACCTCTGACCGAAACCGAGCCGCGCAGCGTACTGTCGGGCTTGCTGGTCGACGAGCTCGCGCGCGTGGACGAGATCGCAGCGACGATTAGCGGTGAGGTCGCAGCCTCGGGTGCCCAGCGCGCCGAGCTGGATGCTGCAGCGCTCACACCCATGCTGTGTGCCTCCGAAGGTGTTGGACTGCACAACAAGGGCTTCGTTTACGAGCTGAAGCTCGATGGGGTCCGAATCCTCGCAGCGCGTGACGGTACGGACACGAGCCTGCGCTATCGCACTCGTAGAACGGCCACGGCGAGCTACCCGGAGATCAGCCGAGCGGTAGCCAGCTTGCCCGTCAAGCGCTTCGTGCTCGACGGCGAGATCGTGGCCTTTGACGAGAGTGGTCGGCCTAGCTTCCAGCGGCTCGGGCAGCGCATCCACGCGAGCCGCCCTCACGATGTCCGGCGGGCGGCCCGTCAGGTGCCCGTCGCATACGTGGTCTTCGATCTTCTCGCCCTGGACGGCTACGACCTGCGGAAACTGCCGCTGCTGGAACGCAAGCGCCATCTGCGCAGGCTCGTTCCGGGCCGCGGACTGATACGCGTGCTCGACCACCTGCAAGCCGACGGCAGACCCTTGTTCGAGTTCTGCCGGCAGCAGCGGCTCGAGGGTGTCGTCGCAAAGCGCTCGGATTCCCCGTATGTCTCGACCCGCTCCGGAGATTGGGTCAAACTGAAATGCCAGCGCGACGATGAGTTCATAATCGTCGGTTTTACCCACGGGCAAGGTGCACGATCCCGACTGGGAGCCCTGGAGGTTGCAAGCTACCGGGGGGATCGGCTGGTCGTGAGAGGCCGCGTGGGCAGCGGCCTCGACGATCGCTCCATCGACACCCTGCTGGCACGCCTGGCCGAGCTGCAGCAGCCCGACTCCCCGGCGTCCGCATCGATGCGCCGACCGGGCGAGGTCCTGACCTACGTTCGACCTGAGGTCGCGGTCAGCGTGGCGTATGGCGGTTGGACGGACGAGGGTCGCCTGCGCCACGCGGTGTTTCGCGGGCTGCGCCCAGATACCGATCCTGCACGCTGTCGCGCCGCACCACCCGAAGAGCTCCTGCTGGAAGCGGCCAAGGTGGCCGGCGGCGGCCCTGCCGATCGCCCCAGGTCGGCAAGGCAGGACTTTCTGAGCAACCAGGACAAGGTCTTCTGGCCGGAAGAACAATATACAAAAGGCGACCTATGCAACTACTACGCTGAAATCGGCGATACACTGCTGCCGCACCTGCGCGACCGACCGGTGATCCTCGTGCGCTACCCGGATGGCATCGCCGGCAAGCACTTCTATCAATGGAACGTCCCGGCCGGGACCCCGTCCTGGATCCAGACCTTGCCCCTGCGGTGGGAGGAGGCCCACGGTCGCAAGGTCACCTCCTTCCTGATCAACGACGCCGACACGCTGGTCTATGTGGCCAACCTCGGCTGCATCCCGCTGCACGTACTGGCCTCCCGCGTCGATACCCTGGACGACTGCGACTTCCTCACGATCGACTTCGACATTGGCGACGCCCCGTTCCGACATGCGGTGGAGCTCGCCCGCGCTTTGAAGGGGCTGCTGGCAGAGCTGTCGCTCGAGGGCTATCCCAAGACTTCGGGGCAAAGCGGTCTGCATGTGCTCGTGCCGCTCGGACCCGGCGTTCCTTTCGGCACCGCCAAGATGCTGGCAGAGCTGATCGGGCGCATCTTGCAGGCCCGTCGCAGCGACATCGCGTCGTTCGAGCGGATGCGCAACAGGCGAGCGCCCGGGACGGTCTACGTCGACACGGGGCAGACCGGCCGGTCGCGCTCGATCGTCGCGCCCTACTCGGTGCGGGCGGTGCCCGGCGCCCGGGTCTCGACGCCGCTCACCTGGGACGAGGTCAGCTTCGCGCTGGACCCGGCAACGCTCACGATTTCCAGCGTGCCGGAACGCCTTCGCCGTTACGGCGATCCGCTCCAACAACTACTGCATGCCTGCCCCGACGTGACTTCGGTGCTGGCGTGCCTCGGCAAGCTCCTCAAGCGGGAGTAGCTAGGGGGTGTCCCTAGCCTCGAGTTCAGCACTCCCGCAGGTGTTTTTAGAGTGAACGGCAACGAGCGGAGTGTACTGCTGCCGGGTCGGCCCGGTGGTCGGGACGTTTTGCGGGGTCGGCCGGCCTGCAGGATGTGCGCGCAGTAATCAAGCCCGCGAGCTGAGCCTAGGCGCGCACGCACGCCGGCCTCGACGCGCGCGCCAACCCGGCGAGTGAGCTTGGATGCGGGTTGGCACGCGCTACGCCCCCGCAAACGCCCCTGGCCGCATCACGCGATCGAACTCCCTAAGCGATGCAGTGGCATCGTCGAAGTGCTGCCAGAACGTCTTGTAGTAGTACGACCGCGACGCCTTGCTCGGATGCTTTCTGATCGCACGAAGAAGCGTCGAGACACTTCGTGGCCAAGCCTCGGGAACATCGGGGGGTGGGCCCTTGCGTGCGAGTGGCGTGCCCATCGTGGCTCGTCGTAGATCGCGGAACTGCTCTGATGCCTCCGAAAGACCGAGGGCGGCCAGCTCAAAAGAAGTACTCACCACGTAGTCGATACGTGTGCAGTAAGGGGGCGAAGTAACCCGTTGGGGGCAAGTTCCTCAAGCACGCCGCGCGCGAAGTCTTCGGTGAATCCAGCGTAGTACGGGTACCAAGACTCGATCCCACACTGGCCGGTAGGGCGCCGCTTCGCATCCAGTGGAAGGCTCGCAGCCGCTTGGCGCAGCCGCACTTGTAGGTTCCTGCGCCCCGGGCTCATGCATCCTCACCTTTCCCAGATTGAATCGAAGGCCACGGATCCTGCGCAGAAGCAAGCCGCTTGTGGAGCTCTAGCAGTATCTCGGCGTCCAGCGCGGCGTAGCGGAGCTGATCGGAGTCCAGCGGTCGGCGGCTCCAGTTCGAGGTCTGCGACGACTTGTCGAGGACGATGCCGAGCTCGCGCTCGCACACCATTGCGAGGCTGTGCCCGCCCAGAGCATCCCGCCCACGAGCGCGGCGGGACGCCTCCAGGGTGTCGACGACGCCATCGAGGGCGATGCCAACGGCGGCCAGGACGCGTCGCTCGAAGCGCGCGTTGTGGATGACCTTGATCGGCCGGGACCCATTGAGGACGTCGACGAGGGGCTTGAGGTCGCCAACGGCGAATGGGTCGATCAGATAGGTCCGCTCCGCCGTTGCGATCTGGATGAGACAGAGGGTGCCGAAGTCGAGCGCTGTTTCCACGTCGAGGCCAACGAGGTCGGCGGCGGTGAGCTCCTCGCTCACCGCGCGTAGGCCAGCAGGCGTGTCGACCCATTGCACCTCGTTGCGCGGAGCCGCGGGCTCGCCGGGAGCCGCGCGCACGACGAACTCGATGGGCATGGGCCCGGCCGCCTCAACGTCGGCAAGCCGAATGCCGTCGGGGCGCGTCGCCGCTCGGACCCCGTTCACCTTCACGCTCGTGAGAAAACGGAGCGTGCCGGGCAGGTCCAACAGCCGATCGGCGAGGAGGCGGTCCTCGGCGTCCTCGGGCAAGCACGGCTGGAACTTGCTCAGCATGCCGCGCGCCATGTCGCGCGCGGCGCCCGCCGCGATGCGCTCCCAGTCCAGCTGGGATAGGTTGCGGACGGTGTCGCCGGCGGCGGTGACAGCTATGTCCTTGCAGCGGATCGACAGATTGCCGGCCACCCACTTCTTCCCCGAATGCGACTCGAGCCCGGCAGCCAACAGCCGGTTGACGGCGCCGCCGGCGAACGTGTGCCACTGGACCCCATCCGGCTGGTCCTCCAGGGGGGCTGTCCCGGGCTCCAGAAGCCCACCGTAGCTCTCGCGCATCGACGCGATCTCCAGAGCGGCGGTTCGAGTGAGCCAGCTTTCTTCTTCCTCGCGCTCGCGCAGGAGCACGTCCATCATCGCCTGGCACAGCTGAGTCGAAAGGACGCCGGGAAGCCCCAGCCAGCTCGGCACGCGACCGTGCTCAGCGGGACGGACGTGAAGCACCCCCTTCGACCAGTTGACCTGCGCAACCTCCCAGGCGCGTCCCGCCAGGCGGAACGCGAGCGGTCCCTTGTTGCGGTCGTGCATTGAGACGAACAGGGCCTGGATGTAGCCGACGTCGTCCTTGCCGTGCTGAACCCGCATGACGGGCGGTGCGGTGAACACGGCGTAG encodes:
- a CDS encoding Ku protein, with amino-acid sequence MVARAIASTTISFGLVSIPIKLYSATASQAVRFNWLDQKTGARVKQRYYCPVDNRVVERSEMVRGYEFAKGQYVQFTEQELKSLEAERSNTLDIVEFVPLESVDPIQVEKSYYLGPDKGGHKAFTLLAKTMREADKVAVGRLWSRGKTQLVLLRPYKKGLLLHQVHYASEVRSYDDVDLGDDVVFAEVEVDLAGKLIEQLATPAFQPGKYHDEYSDRVRKAAEEKVAGQEITSLPEQPQAQIIDLFDALKKSLEELETADPAQEDAADSREHASGELKGPKKASVTKKAQAGKRAAK
- a CDS encoding FHA domain-containing protein yields the protein MPAASTWLPEDFMGHCRSATVEQFMALHGSTPFLLIALHDPDDELTRGLRATSVLDEATTGQHRLDGLAFSTATHDARAISALLSERRDDRHRLKANVSTSDQVPPKLLQQPHFVVPVAKRSSAPSAFLDRISVGRARNHDVVLRHRSVSKFHAWIEYHGDNQLSLRDAGSKNHTRVNGIKLPTTQGAITPGDEIKFGSVKARLCTARALWEAVHGVG
- a CDS encoding DEAD/DEAH box helicase, translating into MGGFERLHPHVQHAIVHDLGWRALRPVQELTIDAVLDGCNAVVLAPTAGGKTEAAMFPILSRILSDEPPPVAALYICPIRALLNNQEHRLQGYARMVGLEVFKWHGDVSDSRKQRFRESPAHVLMTTPESLEVMMISARTDARAIFQGLTAVIIDEVHAFAADDRGAHLAGLLERLVAMCGRDVQRLGLSATVGNPNVIGEWLQGSSRQPCRLVDPPRPKADRDLRADLCADIGEAAAGIAQIARGKKSLVFVESRSKAEKVAHALTGTGVEVFIHHSSVSRSDRALAEEQFARGQNTAIVCTSTMELGIDVGDLDQVIQVDAPATVASFLQRLGRTGRRPNTRGNCTFFCLSPESLLQSVALLRLADSGWVEDVQPAAHAMHVLAHQVMALILQEGGISRHNLLPWVEAAYPFSSIRSERLQELVDTMLERDILYEADGLLSLGRRGEKLYGRKNFFELYAVFTAPPVMRVQHGKDDVGYIQALFVSMHDRNKGPLAFRLAGRAWEVAQVNWSKGVLHVRPAEHGRVPSWLGLPGVLSTQLCQAMMDVLLREREEEESWLTRTAALEIASMRESYGGLLEPGTAPLEDQPDGVQWHTFAGGAVNRLLAAGLESHSGKKWVAGNLSIRCKDIAVTAAGDTVRNLSQLDWERIAAGAARDMARGMLSKFQPCLPEDAEDRLLADRLLDLPGTLRFLTSVKVNGVRAATRPDGIRLADVEAAGPMPIEFVVRAAPGEPAAPRNEVQWVDTPAGLRAVSEELTAADLVGLDVETALDFGTLCLIQIATAERTYLIDPFAVGDLKPLVDVLNGSRPIKVIHNARFERRVLAAVGIALDGVVDTLEASRRARGRDALGGHSLAMVCERELGIVLDKSSQTSNWSRRPLDSDQLRYAALDAEILLELHKRLASAQDPWPSIQSGKGEDA
- a CDS encoding chlorite dismutase family protein, encoding MSSDESKRTASAASSRSESTLPQIDVSERAGQHTGRPQVLHSRLFMQLLVLDCCDDGHPADALKWISEQLQAKALPSVLYLDVNDPRGFGLLTWSEEPSHFVTRVRPLLLDSSSSDVRFARRFAMLGRTYATGYEPDLRYWLIDRPRETVLNEAWPWAIWYPLRRTGAFGRLAPLEQSAILKEHALIGRAYGAQDLAHDVRLACHGLDVDDNEFVIGLIGSSLHPLSHVVESMRKTRQTSEFISQMGPFFVGRVAARIPG
- a CDS encoding four helix bundle protein, which encodes MLYYEKLDVYQCAIQFVSRAVTLSGHMPKGHAALTDQLRRAAMAIPLNIAEGVGKPSRADQARFHAIARGSAMECGAILDVMHVLGATSAAETGESKQLIVRIVEMLTKLCR
- the ligD gene encoding DNA ligase D, yielding MAKTTPKLSGYRDKRDPGKTTEPFSPEPMVSYGASRAGAFVVHLHAASRLHYDLRIEVGGSLMSFAIPRGPSLDPEDKRLAVNTENHPLEYLDFEDIIPAGNYGAGAMILWDRGLVRYLEGTAEEGIARGKIDFELRGTKLRGRFALVKTSGRGSTDRGRDQQHNHWLLLKKRDGFARSDAPLTETEPRSVLSGLLVDELARVDEIAATISGEVAASGAQRAELDAAALTPMLCASEGVGLHNKGFVYELKLDGVRILAARDGTDTSLRYRTRRTATASYPEISRAVASLPVKRFVLDGEIVAFDESGRPSFQRLGQRIHASRPHDVRRAARQVPVAYVVFDLLALDGYDLRKLPLLERKRHLRRLVPGRGLIRVLDHLQADGRPLFEFCRQQRLEGVVAKRSDSPYVSTRSGDWVKLKCQRDDEFIIVGFTHGQGARSRLGALEVASYRGDRLVVRGRVGSGLDDRSIDTLLARLAELQQPDSPASASMRRPGEVLTYVRPEVAVSVAYGGWTDEGRLRHAVFRGLRPDTDPARCRAAPPEELLLEAAKVAGGGPADRPRSARQDFLSNQDKVFWPEEQYTKGDLCNYYAEIGDTLLPHLRDRPVILVRYPDGIAGKHFYQWNVPAGTPSWIQTLPLRWEEAHGRKVTSFLINDADTLVYVANLGCIPLHVLASRVDTLDDCDFLTIDFDIGDAPFRHAVELARALKGLLAELSLEGYPKTSGQSGLHVLVPLGPGVPFGTAKMLAELIGRILQARRSDIASFERMRNRRAPGTVYVDTGQTGRSRSIVAPYSVRAVPGARVSTPLTWDEVSFALDPATLTISSVPERLRRYGDPLQQLLHACPDVTSVLACLGKLLKRE